CGGCCGCAGCGGCCGGACAGGGCAGGGGACGGCGGCGAGCGGGTGAGCCTGGGCAcggggcgggcacggggggCTGCAGCCACGGGGGTCTCACGGCAGCTCCGTCCTTCtcccccctcccagagccaccaCCACCATGCCGCGGGTTCTGCTCTTCCTCCCGCTCCTCATCCTCGGCGGCACCGCGTCCGTCGTCACCCCCGGTCTGGCTGCCGGTGACCGGGCGCTGCTGGCCGAGCTggcggggctggcagagcccgtCCCTCGGCGGGCACCGGGCATCCCGTGCCGCACCCTCGGCCCCGACGCCCTGCCCGGTTTCTCGCggctgccgccgctgccccgcggCCTGGCCCGCGCCGCcatggcgctggcgctgctcaAGGCTGGCTGTGCCCCCCAGGCCGACGCCGCGGCGCTGCAGCTGGCACGGGAGCTGGGGACCCCCCGGGCCGCGGCGCTGCTGCGGGGGCTGGTGCGGCTACCGGGCGCtccggccccgcggccgctggcgctgctgctgctcagcctggcacggCCGGGGGGCTCTGCCTGCGTGGATCCCACCCGGCTGCGGACCCCCACAGAACCCACGGCACCCTCGGGCTGGCaattcccggtggcccggccgTGCCGCGGCGCCGCGCGGCGTCGCCGGGAGGACGAGGACGCCTGCAGCCCGGCGGGGGAGCGGGAAGCCCACCGCGTGCTGGACTGGGTGCCGGGAGTCAGCATCTTCTACAACCTGGGCACCAGCGTCTACTTCGCCTTCCAGGGCTGCCAGGCCACGGCGTCCACGCGGGCGCTGGAGGCCGCCGAGGACCTGGGCTACGCCGGGCTGGCGGCGCTCACCGGGGGCCTGGGGGGCCCGGTGGCCTTGGgggtgcagctggggctgcagccggGGCTCAAGGCGGGCGTGCGGGCGCTCGTCGGGTACTTCACGTCGGCCGGGGAGCCCTCGCCGGTGCCCACCGCCCACAGCGGCGCCGTGGTCATCGTCTGAATAAAGGGCACGTGTGGCACTCGGCGTCTGGGGACGGATCGATCGATGAGGGgtcaccctgccctggggcacCCGGGCCTCGGCCGCGTGGtggcagcggggctgggctTGTCACTGTCCCTTTGTGGCTCTGTCGCTGTaggccctgtccccacagccagtCTGTACCAATGGCCACgctgccttgtccctgtccccatggctctctcctgtccctgtccccatggctctctcctgtccctgtccccagggctctgtccctcctgtctgtccctgtccccatggcttcctccctccagcctgtccctgtccccagggctctctcctgtccccatccccagggctttctccctccctccagcctgtccctgtccccatggctctctcctgtccctgtccccatggctctctcctgtccctgtcctcatGGCTCTCTCCctcctgtctgtccctgtccccacggctctctcctgtccctgtccccatggcttcctccctccagcctgtccctgtccccatggctctctcctgtccccatccccagggctctctccctcctgt
This is a stretch of genomic DNA from Passer domesticus isolate bPasDom1 chromosome 31, bPasDom1.hap1, whole genome shotgun sequence. It encodes these proteins:
- the APOF gene encoding apolipoprotein F; the encoded protein is MPRVLLFLPLLILGGTASVVTPGLAAGDRALLAELAGLAEPVPRRAPGIPCRTLGPDALPGFSRLPPLPRGLARAAMALALLKAGCAPQADAAALQLARELGTPRAAALLRGLVRLPGAPAPRPLALLLLSLARPGGSACVDPTRLRTPTEPTAPSGWQFPVARPCRGAARRRREDEDACSPAGEREAHRVLDWVPGVSIFYNLGTSVYFAFQGCQATASTRALEAAEDLGYAGLAALTGGLGGPVALGVQLGLQPGLKAGVRALVGYFTSAGEPSPVPTAHSGAVVIV